A genomic region of Streptococcus suis contains the following coding sequences:
- a CDS encoding ROK family protein, which yields MVVACFDIGGTGIKAALIGSDKQINHRQEWPTPASLAELLALMDSVIQPVGGLEAISLSIPGAVDLETGIIQGLSAVPYIHGVSWYDLLSQYGCPVYLENDANCVGLSELAVDDQLSTFACVVCGTGIGGALIVDRKLIRGRQGFGGEFGYMLIATGKGPLKNWSQLASTGSLVRQVASQYEEAVEDWNGKRIFELAEQGDEVCQLAIEEMTRNLAYGILNISYFLEPEVLAIGGSISQNPVFIQVIQEQLEAIQKEYPEEFPYLPAIRACHYQQDANLMGAYMKTLQ from the coding sequence ATGGTAGTAGCTTGTTTTGATATTGGAGGTACGGGCATAAAGGCGGCCCTGATTGGTTCAGATAAGCAGATCAACCATCGACAGGAATGGCCAACACCGGCCAGTTTAGCAGAATTATTGGCGCTTATGGACAGTGTTATTCAGCCGGTAGGCGGCTTGGAGGCCATTTCCCTCAGTATACCTGGAGCGGTAGACCTTGAAACAGGTATTATCCAGGGGCTGAGTGCGGTTCCTTATATCCATGGTGTATCTTGGTATGACTTATTAAGTCAGTATGGCTGTCCTGTTTATTTGGAAAATGATGCCAATTGTGTCGGTCTGAGTGAATTGGCTGTTGATGACCAGTTATCGACCTTTGCCTGTGTCGTCTGTGGGACAGGTATCGGTGGTGCCTTGATTGTGGATAGAAAACTCATTCGAGGGAGACAAGGTTTCGGTGGCGAATTTGGCTATATGCTGATTGCTACTGGAAAGGGACCTCTAAAAAACTGGTCCCAACTGGCTTCTACTGGAAGTTTGGTCAGACAGGTTGCTAGTCAGTATGAGGAAGCTGTGGAAGATTGGAACGGGAAGCGGATTTTTGAACTAGCAGAACAGGGAGATGAGGTATGTCAATTAGCCATTGAAGAAATGACACGCAATCTGGCCTATGGCATTTTAAATATCTCCTATTTCCTGGAACCAGAAGTGCTGGCTATCGGCGGCTCTATCAGCCAGAATCCAGTCTTTATCCAAGTCATTCAGGAGCAACTAGAGGCTATACAAAAGGAATATCCAGAAGAATTTCCTTATCTACCTGCTATTCGTGCCTGTCA
- a CDS encoding alpha-mannosidase translates to MGKETVHIISHSHWDREWYLPLEEHRMRLVELFDDLFDLFETDPEFRSFHLDGQTIVLDDYLEIRPQNRELLKKYIQDSRLIIGPFYILQDDYLITSEANMRNTLLGHLESKKWGQAPKIGYYPDTFGNMGQAPQLLRQAGIDVALFGRGVKPVGFDNQVLGDDQFQSTFSEMIWEGADGSQVLGILFANWYSNGNEIPVDEEDARVFWEKKFADVRKYASTSHYLLMNGCDHQPVQKNLSQALRLARTLYPDIDFVHSSFEEYIAAVKEELPEDLSRVKGELTSQETDGWYTLANTASSRIYLKQANDQASQLLEQVVEPLVVMTGDKVPRDELRYAWKLLLQNAPHDSICGCSVDQVHSEMETRFKKVKQVAHFLSQRSLDRWEKQVDSSQLDGLLFTVFNTTACRQTQLVEVDLLVEQEDFRDGQLEQHFQSMAAISLPALGLFTSQGQELEATIEDLGVNFRYDLPKDAFRSANFARQIRVRFVVENQAPFSWQTYQVKPIGDTRVNSRLSEQFENDYYRIDVVDGQLLLEDKRRGQAYKDWLRFEDCGDLGNEYIFMAPKNDQPIDGQIEDFGLVYQTEAVSIAKVIHRLQLPIAMETSLEDEQKRLIEFKHRTSQRSQEKKDLLLTTYLTLYRHQPHIRIQTNFHNQIKDHRLRAVFDIGIEAENHLADSIFEVVERPNQPHPAWENPSNPQRHRSFICLSDGRQAMTVSSKGLHEYEILDRGKIALTLLRATGELGDWGYFPTPEAQCLRECQLDYALEICSVEEGFASFQRAQAFQGHLLTKQVTSHSGHLPCNHQFLNHPALEEDCLCVTSLKVAETSDRILLRYYNMSQEQLAGWSEWTEGVDLLEEPLEVLPVRIEPQAIRTEVVGYLEKEKEYGSSLF, encoded by the coding sequence ATGGGAAAAGAAACGGTTCATATTATTTCACATAGCCACTGGGATAGGGAGTGGTATCTTCCTTTGGAAGAACATCGGATGCGCTTAGTAGAGCTATTTGATGACTTATTTGACTTATTTGAAACAGATCCTGAGTTTCGGAGTTTTCATCTAGATGGTCAGACCATTGTTCTAGATGACTATCTGGAAATTCGTCCGCAGAATCGAGAATTATTGAAGAAATACATTCAAGACAGTCGGCTGATTATTGGACCCTTTTACATCTTGCAGGATGATTACCTCATCACCAGCGAGGCCAATATGCGCAATACCCTTCTGGGCCACTTGGAAAGCAAGAAGTGGGGACAGGCTCCGAAGATTGGCTACTATCCAGATACTTTTGGCAATATGGGGCAGGCTCCTCAGCTACTGCGTCAGGCTGGTATAGATGTGGCCTTGTTTGGTCGTGGGGTTAAACCAGTTGGCTTTGATAATCAGGTTCTGGGAGATGACCAATTCCAGTCCACTTTCTCGGAGATGATTTGGGAGGGGGCAGATGGCAGTCAGGTTCTGGGAATTTTATTTGCTAACTGGTACAGCAATGGCAATGAAATCCCAGTTGATGAGGAGGACGCGCGTGTTTTCTGGGAGAAAAAATTTGCAGATGTCCGCAAATACGCTTCAACCTCCCACTATCTGCTGATGAATGGCTGTGATCACCAGCCTGTCCAGAAAAATCTCAGCCAAGCTTTGCGACTGGCTCGAACATTGTATCCAGATATAGACTTTGTTCATTCAAGCTTTGAAGAATACATAGCTGCTGTCAAGGAAGAGTTACCCGAGGACCTTAGCCGCGTCAAGGGAGAATTGACTAGCCAGGAAACAGATGGCTGGTACACCTTGGCAAATACGGCCTCTTCGAGAATCTATCTCAAGCAGGCCAATGACCAAGCCAGTCAGCTTTTGGAACAAGTTGTAGAACCCTTGGTGGTGATGACAGGAGATAAGGTGCCGAGAGATGAGTTGCGCTATGCCTGGAAACTCTTGTTGCAGAATGCCCCCCATGATAGCATCTGTGGTTGTAGCGTAGACCAGGTGCATAGTGAGATGGAAACTCGCTTTAAGAAGGTCAAGCAAGTCGCTCATTTCCTGAGCCAGCGCTCCCTAGACAGGTGGGAAAAGCAGGTGGATTCTAGCCAATTAGACGGCTTACTATTTACGGTTTTCAATACTACAGCCTGCCGACAAACCCAGCTAGTGGAGGTTGATTTGCTTGTTGAACAGGAAGATTTCCGAGATGGGCAGTTAGAACAACATTTCCAATCCATGGCAGCTATTTCTCTGCCAGCCTTGGGTCTCTTTACCAGTCAAGGCCAAGAGCTGGAAGCAACCATTGAAGATCTAGGTGTCAACTTCCGCTACGATTTACCAAAAGATGCTTTTCGCTCTGCCAATTTTGCCCGCCAGATTCGTGTCCGCTTTGTAGTGGAAAATCAGGCACCATTTTCATGGCAGACCTATCAAGTCAAGCCGATTGGTGACACTAGGGTGAATAGCCGTTTAAGTGAACAGTTTGAGAATGATTACTACCGTATTGACGTGGTGGATGGTCAGCTCTTACTAGAAGACAAGAGAAGGGGTCAAGCCTATAAAGACTGGCTACGGTTTGAAGATTGTGGAGATTTGGGTAATGAATACATCTTTATGGCGCCTAAGAATGATCAACCAATCGATGGTCAGATAGAGGACTTCGGTCTTGTCTACCAAACAGAAGCAGTCAGCATTGCCAAGGTCATTCATCGTTTGCAACTGCCTATAGCTATGGAAACAAGTCTGGAAGATGAACAGAAGCGCCTGATAGAATTTAAACATCGAACCTCTCAAAGGAGTCAGGAAAAGAAAGACCTGCTCCTTACCACCTATCTGACCCTCTACCGCCATCAACCACACATTCGCATCCAGACCAATTTCCACAACCAAATCAAGGACCATCGCTTACGAGCTGTCTTTGATATTGGTATAGAAGCTGAGAACCACTTGGCGGATTCTATCTTTGAAGTCGTTGAACGTCCAAATCAGCCTCATCCAGCTTGGGAAAATCCGTCCAATCCTCAACGTCATCGTAGTTTTATTTGTCTATCAGATGGTCGACAAGCCATGACCGTTTCGAGTAAGGGCCTACATGAGTATGAAATCCTAGACAGGGGCAAGATAGCTTTGACACTACTTCGTGCGACTGGAGAGTTGGGAGATTGGGGCTACTTCCCAACACCAGAAGCCCAGTGTTTGAGGGAATGTCAGTTGGATTATGCTCTTGAAATTTGCTCGGTAGAGGAAGGTTTTGCCAGCTTCCAAAGAGCTCAAGCCTTCCAAGGACACCTGCTAACCAAACAAGTAACCAGCCATAGTGGACACTTGCCTTGCAATCATCAGTTTTTGAATCATCCAGCACTGGAAGAGGATTGCTTATGTGTGACTTCTTTGAAGGTGGCAGAAACTTCGGACCGCATCCTGCTCCGTTATTACAATATGAGCCAGGAGCAGTTAGCAGGCTGGAGCGAGTGGACTGAAGGGGTTGATTTGCTAGAAGAACCACTAGAGGTTTTGCCGGTTAGGATTGAACCTCAGGCAATCCGAACAGAGGTCGTTGGCTATCTTGAAAAGGAGAAAGAATATGGTAGTAGCTTGTTTTGA
- a CDS encoding glycoside hydrolase family 125 protein: MFYTKEIIEKWLTDIQKKTADHPSWGSVFERCYTDTLDRTISQLEDGTTFVLTGDIPAMWLRDSTAQVKPYLALAGKDETLRQMIVGLVERQMAFILMDPYANAFNQAANGHGHQTDHTQMGPWIWERKYEVDSLCYPLQLAYLLWKATGETSHFNQTFFGAAEKIVQLWKLEQHHENSPYSFERDTDRLEDTLTHQGKGAPCAYTGMTWSGFRPSDDACIYPYLIPSNMFAVVVLGYLGEIAEQFASEEFSDLAEGARQLAQEIDQGIRTFGLTKNQAGETIFAYEVDGLGNQSIMDDPNVPSLLAAPYLGYCSKDDPIYLATRRTILSQENPYYYEGDYAAGLGSSHTFYRYIWPIALAIQGLTTDDKEEKARLLDTMVACDGGTGLMHESFHVDDPTLYSREWFSWANMMFCELVLDYYDIRPEE, translated from the coding sequence ATGTTTTATACAAAAGAAATCATAGAGAAGTGGCTAACGGACATTCAGAAGAAAACAGCAGATCACCCAAGTTGGGGGAGTGTATTTGAAAGGTGTTACACGGATACGCTTGATAGGACCATTAGTCAGCTGGAGGATGGGACTACTTTTGTCTTAACAGGGGACATTCCAGCCATGTGGTTGAGGGACTCGACAGCCCAGGTCAAACCCTATCTAGCCCTAGCAGGCAAGGATGAGACATTGCGCCAGATGATTGTAGGTCTGGTAGAGCGGCAAATGGCCTTTATTTTGATGGATCCTTATGCCAATGCCTTTAATCAGGCAGCCAATGGACATGGGCACCAGACTGACCACACTCAGATGGGACCCTGGATTTGGGAGCGAAAATATGAAGTGGATTCCCTCTGCTATCCCCTTCAATTAGCCTATCTACTTTGGAAAGCGACAGGGGAAACCAGCCATTTTAACCAGACCTTCTTTGGGGCAGCTGAAAAAATTGTTCAACTCTGGAAATTGGAGCAGCACCATGAAAACTCCCCTTATAGCTTTGAACGGGACACTGACCGGCTAGAGGATACCCTCACGCACCAAGGGAAAGGGGCTCCCTGCGCCTATACAGGGATGACTTGGTCTGGTTTTCGTCCAAGCGATGATGCCTGTATCTACCCTTACCTCATCCCCTCAAATATGTTTGCGGTCGTCGTCTTGGGCTATTTAGGGGAAATAGCAGAGCAGTTTGCCAGTGAGGAGTTCTCAGATTTAGCTGAAGGTGCCAGACAGTTGGCGCAGGAAATTGACCAGGGGATTCGGACCTTCGGGCTGACCAAGAATCAGGCGGGAGAAACTATTTTTGCCTATGAAGTGGACGGATTGGGCAATCAGTCGATCATGGATGATCCCAATGTCCCTAGCTTGTTGGCGGCTCCCTATCTAGGATATTGTTCCAAAGATGATCCTATCTATTTGGCAACCCGTCGGACTATTTTAAGTCAAGAAAATCCCTATTACTATGAGGGAGACTATGCTGCGGGTCTTGGTTCCAGTCATACCTTCTATCGCTATATTTGGCCGATTGCCTTGGCTATTCAAGGATTGACGACGGATGACAAGGAAGAAAAAGCGCGCTTATTGGATACCATGGTGGCCTGTGATGGCGGTACAGGACTGATGCATGAGAGTTTCCATGTGGATGATCCGACGCTTTACTCTAGGGAGTGGTTCTCCTGGGCAAATATGATGTTTTGCGAATTGGTTTTAGATTATTATGATATACGACCGGAGGAATAA